The genomic stretch TCTGCTTGTTCTGAATCGAATGACGGATGCTGCAGCACAATAATCACTGGCTTGCCTAGATCAACATTCAGTTTCTTTTCAACTGTTTTTTTATCTGCAATCTCTGAATTTAAAATCGCATCCAAGGAGGGAGCTCCAACCACAAATATTCTCCATTTTTCCTCACCCATTTTTTCTATTCTCTCTGCGCTAAACTTTGTAGCTGCCAGATGTATGCTTGCGAGCTTTGTTATGGCGTGCCTTACAGGCTCATCTATTGTAGCGCTTTTATCTCCGCCATGGATATGGGCAATTGGAATTTTCATATAAGCGGCAGCAACAGATGCAGCGATGGACTCAGCTCTGTCACCTATTACAAGAAGGATATCTGGCTTTATTTTCTTGAATATTTTGACACACCCTTTAAGGCAGTCTGCAGCAAATTCTGCCATTGAAGTTCGATCATCGCTTTTATATATAGCATTTAGTTTATATAATGTAAAATTTTCTTTTTCAACTTCTTTCAAGCTATTTCCAAACTCATCCATAAGATGCATTCCTGTAACAATTATGGAAAGCCTGAATTCTGGATTTTTATTTATTTCACGCAAAACATTTTTCATAAGACCGAAATCCCCCCTAGTTCCGGTTATGTAAACAATATGCCTTTTTTTCATTTGAGATCATCCAGCATTATCATTTCATCTTTTTTTATTTCTTTTTTTGCAGTCTTCCCGATTATTTCTTCAAAATATCTTGGATGTAGCCCTGTTCCTGGCCTTTTTATTGCAATATTTTCGTTTGTTATTTTCTCATCTTTTTTTATATCTACATCAGCGACTATGCTTTTTCTTGCTACCTTTGCAATATTTATTTCCTCAAGATATGGTTTCTTTATTCCATTTCCAAGCGCTTTTTCTATTCCCAACATTTCCTTAACAATATCTTCATATTTTTTTCCTGCTGAAAGATCTTTTTCAGTAT from Candidatus Woesearchaeota archaeon encodes the following:
- the neuC gene encoding UDP-N-acetylglucosamine 2-epimerase: MKKRHIVYITGTRGDFGLMKNVLREINKNPEFRLSIIVTGMHLMDEFGNSLKEVEKENFTLYKLNAIYKSDDRTSMAEFAADCLKGCVKIFKKIKPDILLVIGDRAESIAASVAAAYMKIPIAHIHGGDKSATIDEPVRHAITKLASIHLAATKFSAERIEKMGEEKWRIFVVGAPSLDAILNSEIADKKTVEKKLNVDLGKPVIIVLQHPSFDSEQADKQMTETMDAVKELGEQTIVIYPNADAGGRKIIDVIEKYRRCKNVKIFKNIEHSLFLGLMKTASVMIGNSSCGIIEAPSFNLPVVNIGERQDGRDRCSNVVDVGYNKKRIVSAIKKALYDKEFIKGIKGCKNIYGDGKTAKRIVKILSETKIDNKLLQKRLTYQ